In Euphorbia lathyris chromosome 9, ddEupLath1.1, whole genome shotgun sequence, the following are encoded in one genomic region:
- the LOC136206105 gene encoding uncharacterized protein has translation MPAAELYSEHPLFGGAIANTFPRRFQDVSNIRQVPDHQEAFTDPARDESLIFELLEFKNEVGDTGSAAWFLQDLANEQNAEGCTLLEQSGVVEAPGLTYRNIPAVITTAIGQMAISKGRQGREAQNIVRVYLANIRLRGVGTDVLITGYEPLLINPLSESANTVGAGLAVPATQSGFLPMIEVFKLAVSSFKVHDWNLFGSAAA, from the exons ATGCCGGCGGCCGAATTGTACTCGGAGCACCCTTTATTTGGTGGTGCAATTGCTAACACCTTCCCCCGGAGATTCCAG GATGTCAGCAATATTCGCCAAGTTCCTGATCATCAG GAGGCATTTACTGACCCTGCACGTGATGAAAGCTTGATCTTTGAGCTTTTAGAATTTAAGAATGAAGTAGGAGATACTGGAAGTGCTGCCTGGTTTCTGCAAGATCTTGCTAATGAACAAAACGCTGAGGGATGCACG TTGCTTGAGCAGTCAGGAGTAGTTGAGGCCCCTGGTTTGACTTACAGGAACATCCCTGCTGTCATTACTACTGCTATTGGCCAAATG GCAATTTCAAAGGGACGACAAGGGAGGGAAGCACAAAATATTGTGAGG gtttatttggctaacaTACGTCTTAGAGGAGTTGGCACAGATGTGCTCATAACTGGATATGAACCACTATTAATAAA CCCTTTAAGTGAAAGTGCAAACACAGTTGGTGCCGGGCTAGCTGTTCCAGCCACACAATCTGGATTCCTCCCAATGATTGAGGTCTTTAAGCTCGCAGTATCTTCCTTCAAAGTGCATGACTGGAATCTTTTTGGCAGTGCTGCAGCCTAA